The following proteins come from a genomic window of Paenibacillus swuensis:
- a CDS encoding carbohydrate binding domain-containing protein, which produces MIKQTVSVLLMLALILTGLNLAPNKGYAASSYYVSTTGSNSNPGTLAQPFATINKFMEVAEPGDTVYVRGGTYAMGETYLSKSGSAGNYITIRNYPGELPVLDGGGTAGVAFYYGENEQGAGKGQYVIIDGFVIQNYWRSAINIGWTTPARRPSDNREISPYKTVSNVIIRNNVVDRHGQNGITVMNASDITIERNIVGRTGYNPDTGSWSSGINLWGMYGNNNLVKNNVTYHNIDVSAAHTDGNGIIVDLSFYNGGVRIENNIAFENGGAGIIMTESSYGTIINNTLYDNGKEPNYVNGGTGLGFYGHDAVDNAVVKNNLVYQSFGSGLYHSNPFTNSTFQNNNISGQSGSSNPLFVDGDNANFRLQSSSPSLDTGTSSGAPSDSIGFDSGALLKTTSNQPVSWYRYAPNLSYISGKGEVASLFSPVSRPQGNGFDQGAYEAAGSGTPSGGSNLLANGELDNGTSAWWSWTDSTASGSVSVTGNAGLSGNNALLLDVTNGSDADWKLQAGQNGLTVQAGTTYTLSFKAKSSSNRSIAVQLQQGNSPYTNYLNETVNLTTSAQTFNYTFVPSTSDSATNLKFLFGGNSNDVYVDALSLTAGSGAVNLITNGDFESGNTNGWTSWGGTQQASASSKYEGNYGLYSAGNGIAQTVTGLSPNTTYTLSAHALASSGYINIGAKDYGGTEIVRQITSSTWGAIPVITFTTGSSNTSVLIYVWAPSANSGSIDNVKLIRQ; this is translated from the coding sequence GTGATCAAACAAACGGTATCGGTTCTGTTAATGCTTGCTCTAATCCTCACCGGTCTAAATCTCGCACCGAACAAAGGCTATGCGGCTTCCTCGTATTATGTTTCAACTACGGGCAGCAATAGTAACCCGGGTACGCTTGCGCAGCCTTTTGCCACAATCAATAAGTTTATGGAGGTTGCCGAGCCTGGAGATACGGTCTATGTCAGAGGAGGAACGTATGCCATGGGCGAAACGTATCTGTCCAAATCCGGGTCAGCCGGAAATTACATCACGATCCGCAATTATCCGGGAGAATTGCCGGTGCTGGATGGCGGCGGAACCGCAGGAGTAGCATTCTATTACGGGGAGAATGAACAGGGTGCTGGCAAGGGACAATACGTTATTATTGACGGCTTTGTCATTCAGAATTACTGGAGATCGGCGATCAACATCGGATGGACTACTCCCGCGCGCAGACCAAGTGACAACAGGGAGATTTCACCTTATAAAACGGTCTCAAATGTAATTATCCGTAATAATGTTGTGGATCGTCACGGACAGAATGGAATTACCGTCATGAACGCAAGCGACATAACCATTGAACGAAATATCGTGGGGCGTACGGGATATAATCCGGACACCGGTTCCTGGTCGAGCGGTATTAATCTATGGGGGATGTACGGGAACAACAACCTGGTCAAAAATAATGTCACTTACCATAATATTGACGTATCCGCAGCACACACGGACGGGAACGGCATCATTGTTGACCTCTCCTTCTATAATGGCGGAGTGCGCATTGAGAATAATATCGCCTTTGAGAACGGAGGCGCGGGAATTATTATGACGGAGAGCAGCTATGGCACAATTATAAACAATACTCTATATGATAACGGCAAAGAACCGAATTATGTAAACGGCGGCACAGGACTTGGATTTTACGGACATGATGCCGTGGACAACGCCGTAGTAAAGAACAATCTGGTGTATCAATCGTTCGGCAGTGGATTATATCATTCGAATCCGTTTACGAACAGCACGTTCCAGAACAACAACATTAGCGGGCAATCCGGCTCATCCAACCCGTTATTTGTCGATGGAGATAACGCTAATTTTAGATTGCAATCCTCTTCTCCTTCCTTGGATACGGGAACATCATCAGGCGCACCGTCTGACAGTATTGGATTTGATTCAGGCGCATTGTTGAAGACGACCTCGAATCAGCCTGTATCCTGGTACCGGTACGCCCCTAACTTAAGCTATATCAGCGGAAAAGGCGAGGTTGCCTCCTTGTTTAGTCCGGTTTCCCGTCCGCAAGGGAACGGATTTGATCAGGGAGCCTATGAAGCGGCCGGATCCGGGACGCCTTCCGGAGGGTCCAACTTACTTGCCAACGGCGAATTGGATAACGGCACATCCGCGTGGTGGTCCTGGACGGACTCCACGGCATCCGGCTCTGTCTCCGTTACAGGGAATGCGGGTCTTAGCGGTAATAACGCGTTATTGCTTGATGTGACGAACGGCAGTGACGCGGATTGGAAGCTGCAAGCCGGACAGAACGGATTAACAGTGCAAGCGGGAACAACCTATACTCTTTCCTTTAAAGCAAAGTCTTCATCCAACCGTTCAATTGCCGTTCAATTACAACAGGGAAATTCGCCGTATACGAATTATCTGAATGAAACCGTCAACTTGACCACGAGCGCTCAAACGTTCAATTATACTTTCGTACCTTCAACTAGTGACAGCGCTACGAATTTGAAATTCCTATTCGGCGGCAATTCGAATGACGTATATGTGGATGCATTGTCTTTAACAGCGGGTTCGGGAGCAGTGAATCTGATAACGAACGGGGATTTCGAAAGCGGAAATACGAACGGATGGACGTCTTGGGGAGGAACGCAGCAAGCAAGCGCCTCTTCAAAGTACGAAGGGAATTACGGATTGTACTCCGCTGGCAACGGGATTGCGCAGACCGTGACGGGCTTATCGCCAAATACAACATACACCCTGAGCGCGCACGCTTTGGCTTCCAGCGGTTACATTAACATTGGCGCCAAGGATTATGGAGGCACGGAAATTGTAAGACAAATCACTTCTTCAACCTGGGGAGCCATCCCTGTCATCACGTTTACAACAGGATCCTCCAATACAAGCGTGTTAATCTATGTATGGGCACCGTCCGCGAACTCTGGAAGTATCGATAATGTGAAGCTGATCCGACAATAG
- a CDS encoding S8 family serine peptidase, translated as MNKYNMRKLLSKGIVTLLALTLALPVNAADPPSGVQVLEPPANQYQAPKSSLPPVPKIDKELKKQFENEVYVRYLIKMKEQADPQSVSLQSQRKAKAIRGTPAATKLSARNAVITSLRETASRTQSPIHNHLTKLKLGHKGVKDFKSYFIVNAMSVTSTKEVMEELAARPDILTIVPDRKLYLDKVIKTEPSSIHLDSIGTSSSEIRWNVERVQAPEVWSKGIDGTGIVVANMDTGVDYTHPALKRKWRGYNAQGEIENPELSWYDPNDQISMPFDANGHGTHTMGTMVGSEEDGDYQIGVAPGAKWIAVRAFTSNYTYDTYMLAGGQWLLAPMDKQGRLHPEMAPDVVNNSWKSGSGKDEWYRPIVEAWRAAGIFPVFSAGNTQYDWDTGEAGSIANPANYPESFATGAVDSNGQLTNFSLRGPSPYGELKPEVSAPGVNIGSSVPKGFYESWSGTSMAAPHTSAIAALLLQANRSLTVDQLEEVIQNGATPRTDTEYPSSPNQGYGYGIVNALQAVNSVIEGAGKVSGTVMVKGSDTQVPVITHTPLVSIFKDVEAVLTANVKDNISVSSVQVFGRVSGTESYISFPMKRTYGDARDGNYTAIVPESMVQLAGLEYYIQITNYGKNVIETPVYRVDVSNGITPGYVQDFETDLNGFTIQTKSGMPWAWGIPTAGPRAAYSGKKVLSTSLNKLYELETEAEIIMPPIDLTKSDEGGFISFKQWYDIETKDAGSVWIASEESNYEYVQQLTLTGTGKAWNTKFLDLKKYAGQRIFLKFTFISDFTHNKSGWFIDDLALRTRDQTVPSAPGGLKGASNLYGNAQLTWGAAENNDVYAYSVYRTTYGGSEPERLATVETKAYTDTSALINNIYIYSVSSVDYSGNESSKSDGVTMTVYGPDVLFEDSFDGPDDNGWTHSGKEDQWQRVSPAYPGPNTAVSAPYAWASNPINSHYSNNADASLISPILDLTGRKEVAMTFDQWYVIESYRDFGIVEITNNGGNTWTQLAKYNNNVNGDRWNSITYNLSKYAGQKVQVRYRLTSDDGGNYAGWYLDNFKVFSSHVVPSQKLPFVETAEISSYRPESAEVSSLEDDTVQADAYTSQQPAESVASSTGDETANDPPQLLPVDAVITVKETGLATGSDPITGTFSFNHSAGVYEVTAESYGYYPQMKQVTIGGNGVTSNLDFQLEAKPYGAISGTVSDKLTGKALAGATVMVREDARVTPVTTDDSGRYTLKALEGNYTLAVFADNYMLKNVPATVLPDKEVAVDISLGSYAGIPGEIKYDEGNPDGGGIRFGIGGNACALRMTPPPTGTLVTGASFVFGVGEMGSEPRQYEFKYALMDASGPNGSPGKMISGPYTGTGLSNGKWTKVDFPEPVSMVNEFYIVYIQVGDSDDAPYLSGSYPKISERRSWVRFNNSWGLISGLFANSEFKIRSNVLNPLDAPVITEPASPRVTNQSSVNVTLTSPVEGVTANVYNGSKLAATGALMNGKLTVPVTLHPGLNQISAELSYGDLISERSASIAISLDNAPPILNLVSPVEGTRTNQNTITVTGTTYDEHPGELKINGEPISATDGGKFSTKVHLNDGENRVTVQASDKAGNVTSLIRAVTLDTTKPDITNIIPAADVHLTRGQTLIVAFDSEPGVAASFSVAIPPGLLIPGMTSTWKLTEKTPGHYEGSFLIPSHLLVEGAPITVSAVDQARNRTETAAQGKLYVKNLAPLAVIQAPAATVSLKNNAFSASGSSDPDGTALKYAWNFGDGSTSSLVNVNKSFKRPGKYTVTLTVTDVDGAQNNATHVIIVKKTHLNRDSN; from the coding sequence GTGAACAAATACAATATGCGCAAGTTGCTGTCCAAAGGTATCGTTACTTTATTGGCTCTCACACTCGCCCTTCCTGTAAATGCCGCTGATCCCCCATCAGGGGTCCAAGTTTTAGAACCCCCCGCCAATCAGTACCAGGCCCCTAAAAGTTCCCTTCCTCCCGTTCCTAAAATAGACAAGGAATTGAAGAAGCAATTCGAGAATGAGGTCTATGTAAGGTATTTGATCAAAATGAAAGAACAGGCAGATCCCCAGTCGGTTTCTCTGCAATCCCAACGTAAAGCAAAAGCAATCCGCGGAACACCTGCGGCAACGAAGTTATCTGCCCGTAATGCAGTCATCACCTCACTCCGAGAAACGGCCTCCCGCACACAGAGCCCGATTCACAACCATCTGACAAAACTGAAATTGGGCCATAAAGGCGTAAAAGATTTCAAAAGTTACTTCATTGTCAATGCCATGTCTGTAACTTCAACGAAGGAGGTTATGGAGGAGCTGGCCGCGCGTCCTGATATTCTCACCATCGTTCCTGACCGCAAACTATATTTAGACAAAGTAATCAAAACGGAACCGTCTAGTATACATCTAGATTCTATTGGAACGTCTTCCTCGGAAATTAGATGGAACGTCGAACGTGTTCAGGCTCCGGAGGTATGGAGCAAGGGAATTGACGGGACCGGCATTGTCGTGGCTAACATGGATACCGGGGTAGACTATACACATCCTGCCTTGAAGCGTAAATGGCGGGGATACAACGCTCAGGGAGAAATTGAGAACCCCGAATTGAGCTGGTATGACCCGAACGATCAAATCAGCATGCCTTTCGATGCAAACGGGCACGGCACCCACACAATGGGGACCATGGTCGGTTCTGAAGAAGACGGGGATTATCAGATCGGGGTAGCTCCCGGTGCGAAATGGATAGCGGTGCGGGCTTTCACTTCGAATTATACATACGATACCTACATGCTTGCCGGAGGACAGTGGCTGCTTGCTCCAATGGATAAACAAGGGAGACTCCATCCGGAGATGGCACCTGACGTGGTAAACAACTCATGGAAAAGCGGATCCGGTAAAGATGAGTGGTACCGTCCGATTGTCGAGGCTTGGCGGGCTGCCGGAATCTTTCCCGTATTCTCCGCAGGAAATACGCAATATGATTGGGATACCGGGGAAGCTGGTTCCATCGCTAATCCTGCAAACTATCCAGAGTCGTTCGCAACAGGAGCGGTGGACAGTAACGGACAACTTACAAATTTCTCCTTGCGTGGGCCATCTCCCTATGGAGAGCTAAAGCCGGAAGTGTCAGCTCCCGGGGTCAATATAGGTTCGTCAGTTCCAAAAGGGTTTTATGAAAGCTGGAGCGGTACTTCCATGGCCGCACCTCATACTTCAGCTATCGCTGCGCTGCTGCTCCAAGCCAATCGGTCACTGACTGTGGATCAACTCGAAGAAGTGATACAGAACGGAGCAACGCCTCGGACGGATACCGAGTATCCCAGTTCTCCTAACCAGGGGTATGGCTACGGGATCGTAAATGCGCTTCAAGCTGTGAATTCCGTAATCGAAGGCGCTGGGAAGGTTTCCGGAACCGTAATGGTGAAGGGATCAGATACGCAAGTGCCGGTAATCACTCATACACCGCTTGTTTCTATATTTAAGGACGTAGAAGCCGTGCTTACCGCAAATGTTAAAGATAACATCAGTGTCTCTTCTGTGCAGGTATTCGGACGTGTATCCGGTACGGAGTCCTATATTTCCTTTCCGATGAAACGTACTTACGGTGACGCAAGAGACGGAAACTATACCGCTATAGTTCCAGAATCCATGGTACAGCTTGCAGGATTGGAATATTATATTCAGATAACCAACTATGGCAAAAATGTTATTGAAACACCGGTATATCGGGTGGATGTATCAAACGGGATCACACCAGGTTATGTTCAGGATTTTGAAACCGACCTGAACGGATTCACCATTCAGACCAAATCCGGTATGCCTTGGGCTTGGGGTATCCCGACAGCTGGTCCGCGGGCAGCCTATTCCGGCAAGAAAGTGCTGTCCACCTCTCTGAACAAGTTGTATGAGCTTGAGACAGAGGCTGAAATTATCATGCCTCCTATTGATCTAACCAAATCGGACGAAGGTGGATTCATATCCTTTAAGCAATGGTATGACATAGAGACAAAAGATGCCGGAAGCGTATGGATTGCAAGTGAAGAAAGTAATTACGAATATGTTCAACAATTAACCCTAACCGGTACAGGGAAAGCCTGGAATACAAAATTCTTAGACCTTAAGAAATACGCCGGCCAACGCATATTCCTTAAATTTACGTTTATATCCGATTTTACTCATAATAAATCAGGCTGGTTTATTGACGACCTAGCTTTACGGACTCGGGATCAAACGGTGCCTTCGGCTCCTGGCGGTTTAAAAGGAGCTTCCAATCTTTACGGAAATGCACAACTTACCTGGGGTGCCGCCGAAAATAATGATGTTTATGCCTACTCCGTGTATCGTACAACCTATGGCGGATCAGAACCTGAACGATTAGCAACCGTGGAGACAAAAGCTTATACGGACACTTCAGCGCTCATCAATAATATTTATATATATTCTGTAAGTTCTGTAGATTACAGCGGGAATGAAAGCTCAAAGTCCGACGGCGTAACCATGACAGTGTACGGACCGGACGTTCTATTTGAAGATTCGTTCGACGGGCCGGACGATAATGGTTGGACACATAGCGGTAAAGAGGATCAATGGCAGCGTGTAAGCCCTGCCTACCCCGGCCCTAACACTGCAGTCTCAGCGCCTTACGCTTGGGCATCTAATCCAATAAATAGTCATTATTCTAACAATGCTGATGCATCTCTTATCTCACCCATACTGGATCTGACAGGCAGGAAAGAAGTTGCCATGACGTTTGACCAATGGTACGTAATTGAGAGCTACCGTGATTTCGGTATAGTTGAAATAACTAATAATGGAGGAAATACTTGGACCCAACTTGCTAAATACAACAACAACGTAAATGGAGATAGATGGAACAGTATAACTTATAATCTGTCAAAGTATGCCGGACAGAAGGTGCAGGTCCGTTATCGTCTAACTTCTGATGATGGAGGTAATTATGCAGGTTGGTATCTAGATAACTTCAAAGTTTTTAGCTCGCACGTTGTTCCGAGCCAGAAGCTTCCTTTTGTAGAAACTGCAGAAATCAGCAGCTATAGGCCCGAATCGGCAGAAGTGTCCTCCCTTGAAGATGACACGGTTCAAGCTGATGCCTATACAAGTCAACAGCCTGCGGAATCAGTCGCATCCTCAACTGGGGATGAAACAGCAAATGATCCGCCTCAACTTTTACCGGTAGACGCTGTCATAACTGTGAAAGAAACCGGATTAGCAACCGGGTCAGACCCGATAACAGGCACTTTTTCATTCAATCATAGCGCGGGTGTCTACGAAGTAACTGCAGAATCTTATGGTTACTATCCGCAGATGAAACAAGTTACCATTGGGGGTAACGGTGTTACTTCGAACTTGGATTTCCAGTTAGAGGCCAAACCTTACGGCGCGATTAGCGGAACAGTGTCCGATAAGCTTACCGGTAAGGCCCTTGCCGGAGCAACCGTCATGGTTAGGGAAGATGCACGGGTGACTCCGGTAACTACAGATGATTCCGGACGATATACCCTAAAAGCTCTAGAGGGCAACTATACCTTGGCTGTTTTTGCTGATAACTATATGCTCAAGAATGTACCGGCAACCGTGCTTCCTGATAAAGAAGTTGCAGTAGATATTTCATTGGGTTCCTATGCTGGTATTCCCGGCGAGATTAAATATGATGAGGGAAACCCAGATGGAGGTGGTATCCGATTCGGAATAGGAGGTAACGCTTGTGCTCTCCGAATGACACCGCCACCAACAGGTACGCTCGTAACTGGTGCTTCTTTCGTGTTTGGAGTTGGGGAAATGGGTTCAGAGCCTCGACAATATGAATTCAAGTATGCACTCATGGATGCAAGCGGTCCGAATGGCTCACCAGGTAAAATGATTTCGGGGCCATATACCGGGACGGGGCTCTCAAATGGAAAGTGGACTAAGGTTGATTTCCCTGAACCCGTCTCCATGGTAAATGAGTTTTACATTGTATATATTCAAGTTGGGGATTCGGATGACGCACCCTATCTAAGTGGTTCGTATCCTAAAATTTCAGAACGAAGAAGTTGGGTTAGGTTTAACAATTCGTGGGGACTTATATCGGGATTGTTTGCTAATAGTGAATTCAAGATACGCTCAAACGTTCTCAATCCACTGGATGCGCCTGTTATCACTGAGCCTGCATCCCCTCGAGTCACGAATCAGTCGAGCGTGAATGTTACGTTGACCTCGCCGGTCGAAGGTGTCACAGCTAATGTTTACAATGGTTCAAAACTTGCGGCTACAGGTGCTTTAATGAATGGAAAACTGACCGTACCAGTAACCCTTCATCCGGGACTGAACCAAATCAGTGCCGAGTTGTCCTACGGGGACCTGATTAGTGAGCGTTCTGCTTCGATTGCGATTAGTCTAGACAATGCACCTCCCATACTAAACTTAGTTTCACCTGTTGAAGGTACCCGAACCAACCAAAATACGATCACCGTTACAGGGACCACATATGACGAACATCCAGGTGAACTAAAGATTAACGGAGAACCAATCTCGGCAACCGATGGTGGGAAATTCAGCACAAAGGTCCATTTGAATGACGGGGAAAACCGCGTTACCGTTCAAGCCAGCGATAAGGCGGGGAATGTGACCTCCCTTATCCGCGCCGTAACGCTAGATACGACAAAGCCCGATATTACGAATATAATACCTGCTGCAGATGTGCATCTTACTCGTGGGCAAACACTTATCGTAGCGTTCGACAGTGAGCCTGGTGTTGCAGCCTCGTTCTCAGTCGCTATCCCCCCAGGTCTCCTTATTCCAGGCATGACTAGTACATGGAAATTAACAGAGAAGACGCCGGGACATTACGAAGGATCCTTCCTTATTCCGAGCCATCTGCTAGTAGAGGGAGCACCCATAACCGTATCCGCTGTAGATCAGGCCCGCAATCGCACAGAAACCGCAGCCCAAGGGAAATTATACGTCAAAAACCTTGCTCCCTTAGCCGTCATCCAAGCGCCAGCCGCGACGGTTTCGCTTAAGAATAATGCATTCAGCGCTTCAGGGTCCAGTGATCCTGACGGGACTGCTCTGAAATATGCTTGGAACTTCGGCGACGGTTCCACCTCTTCCCTCGTTAATGTCAACAAAAGTTTCAAGCGCCCGGGTAAGTACACTGTCACACTAACTGTTACCGACGTGGACGGCGCGCAGAACAATGCAACACATGTGATTATTGTCAAAAAGACGCATCTGAACAGAGATTCGAATTAA
- the dnaI gene encoding primosomal protein DnaI: MESLSDLLKDPSNRNLLRQAEMNSLGVMSDPAVIKFRAKHPELDEKTLKLNMNRLYQYAQEYNHCTHCPGLDQCPNDMQGHYTKLSVEGVNGSQYVNDHKVPCKKLTAREAELKIRKRIRCMYIDEKVLEEGFSAKEILTMDAKRAESAHRVLSYVEKTKLKGLQSQGLYLAGNFGTGKTYLMSYLLNELAKEGFTGAIVFMPDFVEDIKRMFQDDKKMFETIELLKETDLLILDDLGSENLNAWFRDHVLASILNYRMGRKPTFYTSNHDFEWLQKHLSYTKDGNEENKGARLMERIKPYVEYIKLEGENKRFRNK, from the coding sequence TTGGAATCCCTGTCCGATTTGCTGAAAGATCCTTCGAACCGCAACCTGTTGCGGCAAGCGGAGATGAATTCGCTTGGTGTTATGAGCGATCCCGCGGTCATCAAGTTTCGAGCTAAGCATCCGGAGCTGGATGAGAAGACGTTGAAGCTGAACATGAACCGCTTATACCAATATGCCCAAGAATATAACCATTGCACCCACTGCCCCGGACTGGATCAGTGTCCCAATGATATGCAGGGACATTACACGAAGCTTTCCGTGGAAGGGGTGAACGGTTCCCAATATGTAAATGATCACAAAGTTCCCTGCAAAAAGCTAACGGCACGGGAAGCGGAATTGAAGATTCGCAAGCGAATTCGCTGCATGTATATTGATGAGAAGGTGCTGGAAGAGGGCTTCTCGGCTAAGGAAATCTTAACGATGGATGCCAAACGGGCGGAGTCCGCTCACCGCGTCTTAAGTTATGTGGAGAAGACGAAGTTGAAAGGCCTGCAGAGTCAAGGATTATATCTGGCAGGTAATTTCGGAACAGGAAAGACTTATCTGATGTCTTATCTCCTCAATGAATTAGCCAAGGAAGGCTTTACCGGCGCGATCGTGTTTATGCCTGATTTCGTGGAGGACATCAAGCGGATGTTCCAAGACGACAAGAAGATGTTCGAGACGATTGAATTGTTGAAAGAGACGGACTTGCTCATATTGGATGACTTGGGTTCCGAGAACTTAAACGCTTGGTTCCGGGATCATGTGCTGGCATCGATTCTGAATTATAGGATGGGGCGCAAGCCCACGTTCTATACATCCAATCATGATTTCGAATGGCTTCAGAAGCATTTAAGCTACACGAAGGACGGAAATGAAGAGAATAAGGGAGCCCGTTTGATGGAGCGGATTAAACCTTACGTTGAATATATTAAATTAGAAGGCGAGAATAAGCGTTTTCGCAACAAATGA
- a CDS encoding DnaD domain protein: MRITNLHYFTENHRYYIFRDFSLSPVDAKMLSLVYQPVVGAYAVSLYHLLYQQLAGDKLGFSKAEQLRRLFLLMNVEPNEQGRKLMIEQTSKLEAMGLLITKHRYVVETDEYVYEFELVRPLSPGEYFKVPHLMMLLRDKVGKFAVISLKEEFFAPEPDEFMGRTVNTEDLSLAFYDFEPFRLNASMIDAELEQALSEVSPARETPAPAGLAEQRIEYSDIIFHFPRASSGNTRFVENLKYDHGQMETINYIFNKYRLMKADIRDLLDTDGVFSADGDLMGDLLQKKANEIYRQRKRQGEYTERSLRRMDAASDQVDGDGDEHGVPEEHFVAKEFYLPVPQMLRSQCDNPDQYNMFVRNLPYTNFLEKFFPGAVPKYIEDTFEKLNVNYKMPDEVVNVLIHYISYNKKSWTRSYIDSIAASLLGKQVETFEDAVQHLRKGAEDGQLKGKKRATKAQKPNLKVVQSDPAGDALSDEEMEKMLLLAERLDRK, encoded by the coding sequence ATGCGGATTACCAACTTGCACTATTTTACCGAAAACCATCGATATTACATATTTCGCGATTTCTCGCTAAGTCCGGTAGATGCCAAGATGCTCTCTTTGGTCTATCAACCGGTGGTGGGGGCTTATGCGGTTTCACTCTATCATCTGCTCTATCAACAGCTCGCGGGAGACAAGCTGGGGTTCTCCAAGGCGGAGCAGTTGCGCCGGTTATTTCTGTTGATGAACGTGGAGCCCAACGAGCAAGGCCGCAAGCTGATGATTGAGCAGACCTCAAAGCTGGAAGCGATGGGCTTACTGATAACGAAGCATCGTTACGTGGTGGAGACGGATGAATATGTTTATGAGTTCGAATTGGTGAGACCGCTATCGCCCGGAGAGTATTTCAAGGTTCCGCACCTGATGATGCTGCTTCGCGATAAAGTCGGTAAATTCGCTGTCATTTCGTTGAAAGAGGAATTTTTTGCTCCGGAGCCGGATGAATTTATGGGCAGAACCGTGAATACCGAGGATTTGTCGCTGGCCTTTTATGATTTTGAACCTTTTCGTCTGAACGCGTCCATGATTGATGCCGAGTTGGAGCAAGCTTTGTCCGAGGTGTCGCCCGCAAGGGAAACGCCCGCTCCTGCAGGTCTCGCGGAACAACGGATTGAGTATTCGGATATTATTTTTCATTTTCCGCGTGCGTCCTCGGGCAATACCCGGTTTGTGGAGAATTTAAAGTATGATCACGGGCAGATGGAGACGATTAATTATATTTTTAACAAATACAGGTTGATGAAAGCGGACATTCGCGATCTGTTGGATACGGACGGGGTGTTCTCGGCTGACGGGGATTTAATGGGTGACTTATTACAAAAGAAAGCCAACGAAATTTATCGCCAGCGTAAGCGTCAGGGCGAATATACAGAGCGTTCGCTGCGTCGTATGGACGCGGCTTCGGATCAGGTTGACGGTGACGGGGACGAGCATGGTGTTCCGGAGGAGCATTTTGTCGCCAAAGAATTTTATCTGCCCGTTCCTCAGATGCTTCGGAGTCAATGTGACAATCCCGACCAATATAACATGTTTGTGCGGAATCTGCCTTATACGAATTTTCTTGAGAAATTTTTCCCGGGCGCGGTGCCTAAATATATTGAAGATACCTTTGAGAAGCTGAATGTGAATTACAAGATGCCGGATGAAGTGGTGAACGTGTTGATCCACTATATTTCCTACAACAAGAAGTCCTGGACACGCAGTTACATTGATTCCATCGCGGCAAGTTTGCTCGGCAAGCAGGTGGAGACATTCGAGGATGCGGTGCAGCATCTGCGCAAAGGGGCCGAGGACGGCCAGCTCAAAGGCAAGAAGCGCGCAACGAAAGCGCAGAAGCCAAACTTGAAAGTGGTGCAAAGCGATCCTGCAGGCGATGCGTTGAGCGATGAAGAGATGGAGAAAATGCTGCTGCTGGCGGAACGACTGGACCGTAAGTAG
- a CDS encoding SDR family NAD(P)-dependent oxidoreductase, whose amino-acid sequence MGLLHGKIALVTGAGSGLGRATAIALAREGAQLVLCGRRLDPLKETLKLISEANGDGVAIAADVSSAEDVTHLTAEAVAEFGRIDILINNAAVFEPGGVTDTDLQNWNDQLAVNLTGPFLLMQAILPWMRKQNYGRIVNITSGLAYNGAGGFAAYSASKAGLESLTRTVADEESGNDILANLFNPGTVRSNMHATGQDPSAVAPEIVKLASLAKGGMSGQLVSV is encoded by the coding sequence ATGGGACTTTTACATGGCAAAATCGCGTTGGTTACAGGAGCAGGAAGCGGTCTGGGCCGGGCGACGGCCATTGCGCTTGCCCGTGAGGGCGCACAGTTGGTCCTTTGCGGCCGCAGGCTGGATCCCCTCAAAGAAACGTTGAAGCTGATATCTGAAGCTAACGGTGATGGGGTGGCGATCGCGGCCGATGTTTCCTCAGCGGAAGATGTTACACACCTTACTGCAGAAGCCGTGGCTGAATTCGGTCGAATCGACATCCTTATTAATAATGCAGCCGTGTTTGAACCCGGCGGTGTCACGGACACCGATCTCCAGAACTGGAACGACCAGCTTGCGGTGAATTTAACGGGTCCGTTTCTTCTCATGCAGGCGATCCTTCCCTGGATGCGTAAACAGAACTATGGCCGAATCGTCAACATTACCTCAGGCTTGGCTTATAACGGTGCAGGCGGCTTCGCGGCCTACAGCGCCTCGAAGGCGGGCTTGGAATCTCTCACCCGGACGGTTGCGGATGAGGAGTCGGGAAACGACATTCTTGCCAACCTGTTCAACCCCGGAACGGTCCGTTCCAATATGCATGCAACCGGACAAGATCCTTCCGCGGTGGCGCCCGAGATCGTGAAGCTGGCCTCGCTTGCCAAAGGCGGCATGAGCGGTCAATTGGTGTCGGTGTGA